From the Psychrobacter sp. P11F6 genome, the window ACCCACGTCCTGAATTTAAAACTGCCAATTTCCGTGAAGACGTTAACAGTATTAAAGACTTAGCAGAAGGGATGCAGCTTGAAGGCGTAGTAACCAATGTGACAGCCTTTGGTTGCTTCGTTGATGTTGGCGTGCATCAAGATGGTCTGGTTCATATCTCGCAAATGGCCAATGACTTTGTCGCAGACCCGATGAACCGCGTCAAGCCCGGTGATATCGTCTCGGTCCGTGTCATCTCTATTGACGAAAAACGCGGTCGTATTGGCTTTAGTATGAAACCTGAAATCGAAAAGCCAGTACGCTCAGCAGCGAAAGCGGCTGAAAGTACTGGTAATGATGAGAAAGTCAGTCGTCCACGTAGCGATCATGCAAATAGTAAACGCCCAAACAGTAGCCGTCCAGCGGCTGATAAGCGCCCGTCGAAGTCTCGCGGTAATCGTCAGGATAAAGACCATGCTAATAATGATCGTAGCAAAGCGCCAAGGGCTGATAAAGCAGAAGCACCTAGCAAAATGGGTACGCTTGGGGCGCTGTTACAGGAAGCTGGCGTAACTAAAACCAAAAAATAGTTAATGTTAATAGTGATAAAAAAGGCAGCCATTAGGCTGCCTTTTTTATGGAATTTATTTAAAAATAGAAATTGTTAATGAACACTGATAACTGCTCAAACCTAACTCGCTGAATAACCTCTTTTCAATGATTTCAGTTAACAGCGGGGTTCATATCGTACTTTATTTCGTATTCTATAATTCTTCTGTGGCTTCTTCAGCTTCTTGTAATTCTTCTTGTGTGTCTAACGAGTCTTCTTCTTGCATCGCTTCTTCAGAATCTTGAATCAGCTCTTGTTCGGCATCCATTGCTTCTTGCTCCGCTTGAAGCTCAGTAGTCATCGGCTGTTGCTTAGCACTGTTATTAACGTTATTAGCGCTTGCTCTTGAGATAATCTGTGTCTCACTAATCTGAAATGGGCTAGATTGATTGTCTGTTGAGACATTATTTGTATTGTCACCTTCCATCTCAAGTGTGGTGGCGGTAGCCGCTGCTTGCACATCTACTGCCGCAGTATCAGCAGGTGCTGCCATAGCCAAACTTGGGATAGTGAGCGCAGCGCCAATCAGTAGCGATAAAGACAGAGTACTTTTTTTCATTAATCAATTCCTTAATTTACAATCTTATAATGTCAGTTTAAAAAATTTCAAACTTGACGCTTATGTTGCTAACTGCTGTATACAGCCGTTGCATATCACACATTCATTTAGTAATTCAAATCTATATATTTAATATATCTAACATTTAATTGGTAGACAAAATAAAATCATGATAACCATTAAGAGACTATCATGATGGATTTGGATAAAGAGCTTTATAAGCTGACCTAAATCAGTGACAAAAATCTAAAGGGGAGAATACCAATTAAACAAGCGTTAGTTCAGTAGTCCATAGATTAAAATTCTAACAGACGGATGTTAGCAGGTGACTTTGTGCAACTATTGTATGGTTATTGTCAGATAAGAAAATAGCATTATTTTCTACTTTCCTATCTCTAATTCTTATACCAATGATGTCTCAACGAATCTTGTTCATTTATATTTCATTAAAGTCTTATTCAATAACGATATACTTGCCAGTGTTTGGATCAACGACGCGTTGTTGAGTGCTGCTACTAGGAACACGAATGACTGGGAAGGTTTGATTGATTTCAGTATTGTCGATGACATCCGCATCTGCTTCTTCACCAACGATTACAGTACTGTTAGCCTCGTCTTCGATAGCAATGGCTGTACCTGACGCTGTGTTTACTCGCTTGATTTGATCTTTCGGTACGATGATGATTTCTTTGACACTATATTTAGTAGGGCGGATAACACGTGTGGTTTCAACGATGACAGGCTCTACACGGCGATCTTCGGTAATCGCGAGTTGTGCTTCTGGTGCTGTAGCTTCTTTTGTTTCGCTCATAATAGGCGTTGGAAACTTGGCACCGAAGTGGTTATCGCACTGCTGCATGCTTAAACGTACTGGATTGCCAGCCTTGTCCATATAAACGTTGACAGGCATATCAGCGGCGATAGGGACGTATTTTCCAACCAATGCGCCTGACACACCGTAGCGACCATTTGACTGCCCAACCCCTAAATCACAAGCACCTGCTGAGTAATCACTGGCTGTTAAGTTATTTGCATTGACCACTGTTTGAGGAATCATTACTTCAGACAAGCGCATTTTTTTGACAGTCGCTTCACCTGCTTGGCGCTTTGGGTTTTGATAAGTATAAGGGGTATAAAATTTGGCCGAACCGTCTTTGACAGCGGTGACACACTCCTCATAACTGTCATAGCCAACATTGCCGTGGCTATCGGTAGTCATAGCAGCATTAGCAGAGCTTGCAATCATAGTAAGACCGGATGTCATCACAGCAGCGGTTAATATATTGATTTTCATTGTTATGTCCTTTTAATTAGATGAGGGTCTATTGATTTATTATAAATTTATGATAAATAAGTAAAACTTAATTTTTATTAATATGATTTTTATTGCACTAGAAAATTACTCTGAGGTGTTTAAGGTCCAAATGAAATGTTAATGAGCCAATTATTCCTCTCAAAGCTGCTATGCAATATGGATTAAAAAATATGGGGTAAAAAATCGCCTAACTTTTTTTATCCTACGTCATTCACTGCAATATGGCTGTGACATTACTCTAGAAATGTGTAGCTTAATGTATTAAAAAGGCAGGAAGTGCCAATATCGTTTACCAAAGAAGCACGTTATTATTATTTATTAACAATCGCTCAAAAGATTGCAATCTGAATAATGAGAAAAAATAGGCAACAAAAAACCGTATCTCGTTGCTAAGATACGGTCATTAATTAGATATTAAGAAGTAGATTGCTTCGATTTATAAATGAGTAATATTAGGAATCGACAACTTCAAAACTAAGACCCGCATGCTCTTCTAAACGCGCCAGTAGATCATTACCCATGGCAGAGGCTGGCGTCCAAAAACCACCACCAACTTCTTCTTTGCTGATATCTTGTGCTAAGCATAACGCTGCTTGCGCTAGCATACGCGAGGTACTGCCGTAACCTGGATCTTTGTCACCCGTTACTTTCGTATTGATGGTGTCTTTATTAGCCGTTGCCCCAAAGAGGCGAATGTCAAAGTAGCCGTTTGCTTGATCTTCTGCAGACGGACCAGAACCTGACTTGGGTAGCACGTGCTTAGCTAATAATTCACGGCTCGGTTTGACTATCATAGCAGTGGCAAATCCAAACAAGCCTGCGCTCATTGCATAGCTTGATAATTGACCTTTTACACCATCTTGCATCCACATTGCTTCGTCATATTTAAAGTCACGACCATATTCATAGCCAAGCAATTGGTTGGTGCGATGCACGATACGGGTATTGATACTGGCCATGACAAAAGGCGCAAGCCAGCGTTTGTGCTCACTATCGTATTCTGGCTTACTGACATTAGCTTGGCGCACGTTTGGCGCATCTTTATCATCATTGAGTAGATAAGGATTTGCTACCTGCTTACGACGTGACTTGTCCTTTCCAACTTCTTCAAAAATAGTCGCCATCGAGGCAATGGTGCCACCCGATAGACCGCCTTTCGCCGCTTTGACACGCATATGAATCACATCGCAGGCGCGACCAAATTTCTCTTCTGCTTGGGTTTGGGTAAAGTAGACGCCCAAATCCGATGGAATCGAATCAAAGCCACACGAGTTGACAATACGAGCGCCGCTTTGCTTTGCCGCGTCCTGATACTTGTCCATCATGTCTTTGATGAATATGGCTTCACCGGTGAGGTCGACATAATCTGTCCCATGAGTGGTACAAGATTTGATCAGCGGCTCACCGTATTTGAGATAAGGACCGACGGTTGAAATGATGACTTGGGTTTGTTTGGTCATCTCATCAAGGCTGTCCGCATCGTCACTATTAGCAAGAATAATATCGACAGTGCTGCCAAGTTTAGATTGCAATTCGTTCAGTTTTGCTTCATCACGCCCAGCAATCGCCCACGTGACATCGGCGCCCTCTTTGTCTTTAGTATTAGATAGAAACTCTGTTAAATAGTGTGCTGTAATTTGACCAACAAAGCTGGTTGCACCATATAAGACGACCGCGTAAGGGCGCTTTTCATCGCTGCGCTGTCGTGTATTGTTCGAGGTATCCGTATTGGTATTGGTATTGGTATCCATATTTATTATCCTTAATAGCTATTTTGATGAGTTGTGTGACGTTTAAAATTTGTTGCCATTTAACAGTCAGATTTTGAAGTCTAATTTTTTGATAGAAATCAAATTAACTATATATAAGTCATGACTCAATAAATCATGTCTCAAATTTATATCTGCCTGAAAAAGATATATTAAAGTATTTTTGACCAGTAAAAATGACTTGTAAGTTACTGTTTATAGCAGATTATATGATGAAAATGTTGATGGCTAAGTGATAACTAACCATCTATACACATAACTCCCATAAAGGGATGAAAAAAAGGTTCGATGTTAAGATTTGCTACAAAGGTTACATAACCTACCGATATTATTACCAAAATGAACGTTTTCTAAAGATAAATATTGCTAATCTATGGTCGTAAGCAGTATTAATGGTTAAAAAATTAATAAATATCAAAAAAACAAAAAGTAAAGAAAAAGGAATCTTAGAGAGAGCAAGGCACTCATTAATAATAGTAGTTATTTCTTATTAATAATTGTCCATTATATCAATCTAAATATCTGGTTTTCTAATAATATTTTTAAGGAGAAGATTATGTTTCGCTGGGCTATTATTTTTGCCGTGATCGCACTGTTAGCAAGTTTGTTGGGTTTTGGCGGTGTCGCAGGATTGTCTGCTAATTTGGCATATATTTTCTTAGCAGTCGCTGTTATTTTATTTATTGTGGCATTTGTAAGCCGCAAGATGTAATTAATACCTGTAGATTGTTAAATAAAAAAGTCCTCAATCGAGGACTTTTTTTTGGTATTTAATAATGTATTTACTAATGAAAAATTTTTATAAACATTATAAAAAAACACATTACTATAAACGTTTCGGCTGAACAATGTGTTCCATCCGTTTAGCCAGACGAATATCATGGCTGGTAATACCGCCGGTATCGCCAGTAGTCAAGCGCACCTCTACCACGTTATACGTGTTGCGCCATTCGGGATGATGCTCGAGCGCTTCGGCATGGAACGCTGCTTGATTCATAAAGCTTATGGCTTCGATGAAATCGCTAAAGTGATATGTTTTTACGATAGCATTGCCCTCGCGCTGCCAACCAGGCAATTCTTCTAGCTGCAAATTTACTTGCTTATCAGATAAACTACTCATATTAATCACCTTTATTATTATGTTGGTTTGGTTTATTAAAAACTATATCAGGCACTACATTGTAGCTGTCAAAGCTATTGTACGAAACTACAATCCTCTTTTTCAGTTGTATCATTGACGCTATTACATCATTATAAAGACCTTTCATCCTATTGCCATTATAGGTCAGAAAACCCGCCTATATTTGCTATCTTGCCATATATTCAAAGATAAATATACGAGGGTAGATAGCAAATAAATAGGAGGGTAGTAGCGTATTAATGCTTCAATTTTATTAGCCAAGCTGAACCATAATAAATGCTTAAAATATTCCTAAAGAAATTATGACGCTTATTAGCATACTGCATTTTCTATGGCTTATTGCTAAAGAGTGGACTATAGCAAGTCTTGGTAATCAGGATGTTTGCTGATATATGACGAGACAAATGAGCACTGTGGTATCACTTTTTTATTCTGTTCACGAGCATAGTTGAGGGCATGCTTGACCAATGCTGAGCCAATACCGCGCCCGCCTAGCTCCTGAGGTACGATAGTATGATCATAAACTAATGTATCGTCACGCTCTTGATAGCTAATATAGCCAGTATGACCGTCAATGGAGGTCTCAAAGCGTTTAGCCTGTTCATCATGGGTGATGGTTAGGTTTTGTTCAGAGTTTTGATTTTTCATGGATATTCTCCGTTATTATTGATTATTATCATTAAATATTATTGGTTTTTTTTAGTATGGATCAAGCGTATTTTTAAATGAAGAGAGTTTGAATGACCGAATAGATTATTCACTAAAGTATGAGTCCTTTCGATTCACATTTATAGTTCTTTAGCGTAAGAGTCGATAGAGTAAATGTTAAGACTAAAGGGGTCGACCAGTGGTTTCCATATGAGCTGCACATCAAGCATAAAATAAGGCTTGGCGCATGACAGGGGGAAGATATTTACCTAATCCACGTATAGCGGGCAGCTCTTTTGGTCTTTCTGTTACGGCATGATTTGTTTCAGCGATTGACGTAGTTTGTGAGTGTAAATAAGACTGCCATTCTTCAGCACTTGGCTTGCTAAAGTGGCGGATACGTCCTAGCATTTGCCGGAATTGTGTACCAAAGCGCCCAGTATTATAAGGTAGATTGTACTTGCGACATATCGCCTGTAATTGTGGTGCGATACGAGCATAGTGACTGGCTGGCATATCAGGGAAAATATGGTGCTCGATTTGATGCGATAAATTACCCGTCAAAATGTGAAACAGCTTACCGCCTTGAATATTGCTGGAGCCCAGAATTTGACGCACATACCAGTCGCCTTTAGTCTCATCAGCATCGAGATAGGTATAGATATGGGCTTGTTCGGTAAAGTGTCCACAGAATATCACCGCCCATGTCCATAGATTACGAACGATATTGGCAGTAACATTACCGCTCAGTGTGGTCATAGCACTACCTCGACCTAATGTCAGCCCTGCTAACGTGGGTAGTACAATATGATCTTTGCCTACTTGCCGAGCGATTTTGGCAAATAATGCACGAGATTTCTGTTGCATGGTTTGGTGTCGATCAGGGGAGTCCACGTATTCGTCGACACTGATTTGAATATCATGAAAGGCGACCGCCCACTCAAAACCTAGAGCCAATATCGCTGTTTTAAATATATTATGGCGATCGCTTGGCGTCCAAGGTTGCTCATCAGTCACGCGAATTAAGTGATAGCCAACATCATGGTCACGACCAACGATATTGGTAAAAGTATGATGCAAGTAATTATGAGAGTGTTGCCACAATGGGGCAGGACAGACAATGTCCCAATCAAACTTTTGGCTGTTGAGATACGGGTGCTGCATCCAGTCATACTGACTATGCATGACATTATGCCCAAGCTCCATATTATTTAGGATTTTGCTGAGACTCAGTAGTGAGGTACCCAATAACCAAGTCGCGACCATTTTACGTTTTGACTGCATGCATCCAGCCGCTGCCAGTAAGCCACGCGCTGTCATCTCACTATAGACTACCGCGGCATACACTCGTTTAATGTATCGTGCATCATCACTACCTAATGAATCCATCACGCTTCGGTAAAGCACATTTAATTCATGAGAGAGGGCATCAGATTGCGCCTTTGGTAAGGGCGCTCCTGTCAACGTTGGGTAGCGAGTCAACTGCTTTGCTTTCTGCTGTTTTGCATCAGTTAGTGGGGTCAAAACGGGTACAGCAGATTGTGCCGTAGTGACGGGTGGTAGCAAGCGCATAAATAATCCTTAACCGAAATGGTACGGATAGTCGGTACTGGATTCGGTTCAATAAGTTGTTTAAGTTTTTACCGTAGGCTATAAGGTAACAGCAGGCTGTGTTTCTATCTTATGAGCCGTTATGAGTATTTATTTTTATCACCGTGTTGCTAAATATCTAGCACCACATCAGTCATGGCAATGTTGATGCAAGTTTGAATAGATTCATAACCATCACTGCTCATTTTTCCTGTGTGAATATTTTTGACCACACCGCTGACTTTATTGCAGCGACACAACTGGCAGATACCTTGTCTACAACCATGCGCTAAGCGAATTCCTGCGTCCTCTGCGGCATTCAATAATGTCGTGCTACTGTCAAACTGCCGTTGCCTCGCCCGTAAATAAACAGTATGTTGTGCTGCGTGTTTTTTTCTATCGAGCGCCTGTTCGTTATCAAAATTGAAATCAGGCGACGCATGACCAAAGTTTTCTACAATGATATTATCGCGCAGGTTTTTATTGTGCGGTAAGGTTATCTCTGCCGCTGCTTTATATAAGCCAGTCAACAGAGCCTGTGACCCGCATGCAAATATTTGCGTATCTGCCAGTGGTAGGTTTAATGCCAACAAACTGTCTACGCTCAAGTGTCGCTTGCCAGCCAAATAAGTATCAGATTTCTCGGTATTGACCAGATGATAGGTGAAAG encodes:
- a CDS encoding saccharopine dehydrogenase family protein, giving the protein MDTNTNTNTDTSNNTRQRSDEKRPYAVVLYGATSFVGQITAHYLTEFLSNTKDKEGADVTWAIAGRDEAKLNELQSKLGSTVDIILANSDDADSLDEMTKQTQVIISTVGPYLKYGEPLIKSCTTHGTDYVDLTGEAIFIKDMMDKYQDAAKQSGARIVNSCGFDSIPSDLGVYFTQTQAEEKFGRACDVIHMRVKAAKGGLSGGTIASMATIFEEVGKDKSRRKQVANPYLLNDDKDAPNVRQANVSKPEYDSEHKRWLAPFVMASINTRIVHRTNQLLGYEYGRDFKYDEAMWMQDGVKGQLSSYAMSAGLFGFATAMIVKPSRELLAKHVLPKSGSGPSAEDQANGYFDIRLFGATANKDTINTKVTGDKDPGYGSTSRMLAQAALCLAQDISKEEVGGGFWTPASAMGNDLLARLEEHAGLSFEVVDS
- a CDS encoding DUF1328 domain-containing protein gives rise to the protein MFRWAIIFAVIALLASLLGFGGVAGLSANLAYIFLAVAVILFIVAFVSRKM
- a CDS encoding 4a-hydroxytetrahydrobiopterin dehydratase — encoded protein: MSSLSDKQVNLQLEELPGWQREGNAIVKTYHFSDFIEAISFMNQAAFHAEALEHHPEWRNTYNVVEVRLTTGDTGGITSHDIRLAKRMEHIVQPKRL
- a CDS encoding GNAT family N-acetyltransferase, with protein sequence MKNQNSEQNLTITHDEQAKRFETSIDGHTGYISYQERDDTLVYDHTIVPQELGGRGIGSALVKHALNYAREQNKKVIPQCSFVSSYISKHPDYQDLL
- a CDS encoding fatty acid desaturase family protein produces the protein MRLLPPVTTAQSAVPVLTPLTDAKQQKAKQLTRYPTLTGAPLPKAQSDALSHELNVLYRSVMDSLGSDDARYIKRVYAAVVYSEMTARGLLAAAGCMQSKRKMVATWLLGTSLLSLSKILNNMELGHNVMHSQYDWMQHPYLNSQKFDWDIVCPAPLWQHSHNYLHHTFTNIVGRDHDVGYHLIRVTDEQPWTPSDRHNIFKTAILALGFEWAVAFHDIQISVDEYVDSPDRHQTMQQKSRALFAKIARQVGKDHIVLPTLAGLTLGRGSAMTTLSGNVTANIVRNLWTWAVIFCGHFTEQAHIYTYLDADETKGDWYVRQILGSSNIQGGKLFHILTGNLSHQIEHHIFPDMPASHYARIAPQLQAICRKYNLPYNTGRFGTQFRQMLGRIRHFSKPSAEEWQSYLHSQTTSIAETNHAVTERPKELPAIRGLGKYLPPVMRQALFYA